From Candidatus Omnitrophota bacterium, a single genomic window includes:
- the amrS gene encoding AmmeMemoRadiSam system radical SAM enzyme, which translates to MGRINRFSLTAVLVLLSFTNLCLPDACAQPSPEALYYEKLDNKGVRCLLCPRECVILSGKRGFCRVRQNSNGILHTLSYGRPVAMHIDPIEKKPLFHFLPGSSAFSMACAGCNLTCQFCQNWEISQAGPEKISVSYIDPGELLNKVKESGIPTVAYTYTEPTVFYEYILELSKSARARGVRVVMHSNGYINEKPLRELAKHLDAANIDLKGFSDDYYSRIAQAGLAPVLRTLRVLKEEGVHLEITNLVLPGYNDDLDTIKKMCEWIKDNLGPDTPLHFSRFYPMYKLVALAPTPVETLEKARAVALACGLKYVYIGNVPGHGGENTYCPKCGKVLIKRMGYVVSGNELKDGACGFCGEKIEGIWQ; encoded by the coding sequence ATGGGACGGATCAACAGGTTTTCTCTAACCGCAGTTCTCGTTTTATTATCTTTCACTAATCTATGCCTTCCTGACGCCTGCGCGCAACCATCCCCAGAAGCGCTATACTATGAAAAACTGGATAATAAGGGCGTGCGTTGCCTGCTTTGCCCCAGGGAATGCGTTATCCTTTCCGGCAAACGCGGGTTTTGCCGGGTCCGGCAGAATTCCAACGGAATTTTGCATACGTTGTCATACGGCAGGCCGGTGGCCATGCATATCGACCCTATCGAGAAAAAGCCTTTGTTCCATTTCCTCCCCGGGAGTTCCGCTTTTTCTATGGCCTGCGCCGGATGCAACCTTACCTGCCAATTCTGCCAGAATTGGGAGATATCGCAGGCTGGCCCGGAAAAAATAAGCGTTTCTTATATCGACCCCGGGGAATTGCTTAATAAAGTTAAAGAGTCCGGGATACCCACGGTCGCCTATACTTATACCGAACCCACGGTATTCTATGAATATATCCTGGAACTCTCAAAATCGGCCAGAGCCCGGGGCGTACGCGTTGTTATGCATTCCAACGGTTATATCAATGAAAAACCGCTGCGGGAACTGGCGAAGCACCTGGACGCGGCTAATATCGATCTGAAGGGGTTCAGCGATGATTATTATTCCAGGATTGCCCAGGCAGGCCTTGCCCCGGTCTTACGGACTTTGCGGGTTTTAAAAGAGGAGGGCGTGCACCTGGAGATAACCAACCTGGTGCTTCCCGGTTATAATGACGACCTCGATACGATCAAAAAGATGTGCGAATGGATCAAGGATAATTTGGGGCCGGATACGCCTTTGCATTTTTCCAGGTTTTACCCGATGTATAAGCTTGTGGCGTTAGCGCCGACGCCGGTTGAAACGCTGGAAAAGGCAAGGGCTGTCGCCTTGGCTTGCGGGTTAAAATATGTTTATATCGGCAACGTCCCCGGGCATGGCGGGGAAAATACTTATTGCCCGAAATGCGGCAAGGTGCTGATAAAGAGAATGGGTTATGTTGTTTCCGGTAATGAGCTTAAAGACGGGGCCTGCGGTTTTTGCGGGGAGAAGATAGAGGGGATATGGCAATGA